In a genomic window of Streptomyces sp. SJL17-4:
- a CDS encoding aldehyde dehydrogenase family protein has product MLSLDVLGPGGPYRSRRQEAVRDLTGNQVATLSLAPSLYVTRAIKAMRRAPAPPLDARIAAFAQAGRAFATQTVAGLTAEEYQRTVSATTGIPITVVRDATADIAGAAERIRHSVENARPAAAVGSWRDPRAQGGAAVWTRRGEVFAVHAAGNHPAVHQGWFDALALGYRVAVRPSRREPFTPHRLITALREAGFGDEGIALLPTDHDVAGDILRHADLGMVYGGADVVGKYADDRRVLPQGPGRSKILITAETDWEPIVDTLVESISGGGGVGCVNATGILVEGDPAPVAAALAERLAALPTLPPTDERAVLPVMPIGPARRWDAYLRQRAAGTKPWLGGDSIVGDLGDGSAALRPAVHQLDSPFAEQLGMELGFPCAWVAPWDRDAGIRPLRDTLVLTAVTTDANLIDALVAEPTIANVYVGDHPTPWMAHGLPHDGYLAEFLMRTKTIRR; this is encoded by the coding sequence ATGCTGTCCCTGGACGTTCTCGGCCCCGGAGGCCCCTATCGGTCCCGGCGCCAGGAGGCCGTGCGAGATCTCACCGGGAACCAGGTCGCGACACTGAGCCTCGCACCCTCGCTCTACGTCACCCGCGCGATCAAGGCCATGCGCCGAGCACCGGCGCCACCCCTCGACGCACGGATCGCGGCGTTCGCACAGGCGGGCCGGGCCTTCGCCACGCAGACGGTCGCGGGGCTGACGGCGGAGGAGTACCAGCGCACCGTCAGTGCGACCACCGGGATACCGATCACGGTGGTGCGCGACGCCACCGCCGACATCGCGGGGGCCGCCGAGCGGATCCGCCACAGCGTGGAGAACGCGCGGCCGGCCGCCGCGGTCGGCTCGTGGCGCGATCCGCGGGCCCAGGGCGGCGCGGCGGTGTGGACCCGGCGCGGTGAGGTGTTCGCCGTCCACGCGGCGGGCAACCACCCCGCGGTGCACCAGGGTTGGTTCGACGCCCTCGCGCTGGGCTATCGCGTCGCCGTGCGCCCCTCCCGTCGTGAGCCCTTCACTCCCCACCGGTTGATCACCGCCCTGCGCGAGGCCGGGTTCGGCGACGAGGGAATCGCGCTGCTGCCCACCGACCACGACGTGGCCGGTGACATCCTCCGGCACGCCGACCTGGGAATGGTGTACGGCGGCGCGGACGTCGTGGGCAAGTACGCGGACGACCGACGCGTACTGCCGCAGGGACCCGGGCGCTCCAAGATACTCATCACCGCCGAGACGGACTGGGAGCCGATCGTCGACACCCTCGTGGAGTCGATCAGCGGTGGTGGGGGCGTCGGTTGCGTCAACGCCACCGGGATACTCGTCGAGGGCGACCCCGCGCCCGTGGCCGCGGCGCTCGCCGAACGCCTCGCCGCGCTGCCCACCCTGCCCCCGACGGACGAACGCGCGGTCCTGCCCGTCATGCCCATCGGTCCCGCCCGTCGGTGGGACGCGTACCTGCGGCAGCGGGCAGCGGGCACCAAGCCCTGGCTCGGCGGTGACAGCATCGTCGGCGATCTCGGCGACGGTTCGGCGGCGCTCCGGCCGGCGGTGCACCAGCTCGACAGCCCGTTCGCCGAACAGCTCGGCATGGAACTGGGCTTCCCCTGCGCGTGGGTCGCCCCCTGGGACCGCGACGCCGGGATCCGGCCGCTGCGCGACACCCTCGTCCTCACCGCCGTCACCACCGACGCGAACCTGATCGACGCGTTGGTGGCCGAGCCGACCATCGCCAACGTCTACGTCGGTGACCATCCGACACCGTGGATGGCGCACGGCCTGCCGCACGACGGCTACCTCGCCGAGTTCCTCATGCGGACCAAGACGATTCGACGCTGA
- a CDS encoding AMP-binding protein: MVEHTGGEFVREMMRWHFSPETGSPFWLRRAESLDFDPLTDVRDFDDLSLFPNVVDELRDIAVRDLIPRGYGDKHEAAVYESGGTTGRPKAVPYSAEWHRRSVEWFSERLDSHGVPRDVDWLSAVPTGPHNVGAMAVDTATLRGGLNFSIDLDPRWVKKLIAEGRTDVADAYTDHLIEQVGHILTGQDVGVLFATPPLLERLSQHDDLVELVNRKVRAIIWGGTHLDADTRDLLRDEVFGGIKLVGGYGGTMMLGTAVERPGLRDDEPCVFDSFAPYTTFRVIDPDTGQVVPYGERGRIVVHHMSRSALLVNNIERDCATRIAPVDGGFGDSVADVAPVATFGATAVVEGVY; encoded by the coding sequence ATGGTCGAGCACACCGGCGGAGAGTTCGTTCGGGAGATGATGCGGTGGCACTTCAGTCCGGAGACCGGGTCCCCGTTCTGGCTGAGACGGGCCGAGAGTCTCGATTTCGATCCGCTGACCGATGTCCGGGACTTCGACGATCTCAGCCTGTTCCCCAACGTGGTGGACGAGCTGCGCGACATCGCCGTACGTGACCTGATTCCCCGTGGCTACGGCGACAAGCACGAGGCGGCCGTCTACGAGAGCGGCGGGACCACGGGGCGGCCCAAGGCGGTCCCGTACAGCGCGGAGTGGCATCGGCGCAGCGTCGAGTGGTTCAGTGAGCGACTGGACTCCCACGGCGTACCCCGAGACGTCGACTGGCTCAGTGCCGTCCCCACCGGGCCGCACAACGTCGGAGCGATGGCGGTCGACACCGCGACGCTGCGGGGTGGGCTGAACTTCAGCATCGATCTGGACCCGCGATGGGTGAAGAAGCTGATCGCGGAGGGCCGGACGGACGTCGCCGACGCCTACACCGATCACCTCATCGAACAGGTCGGCCACATCCTGACCGGCCAGGACGTGGGCGTCCTCTTCGCCACCCCGCCGCTCCTCGAGCGCCTTTCGCAGCACGACGACCTGGTCGAGCTGGTGAACCGGAAGGTTCGCGCGATCATCTGGGGCGGTACGCATCTGGACGCCGACACCCGGGACCTGCTGCGCGACGAGGTCTTCGGCGGCATCAAGCTGGTCGGCGGGTACGGCGGCACGATGATGCTGGGGACAGCGGTGGAGCGACCCGGTCTCCGGGACGACGAGCCGTGCGTCTTCGACTCCTTCGCGCCGTACACCACGTTCCGGGTGATCGACCCCGACACCGGCCAGGTGGTTCCGTACGGGGAGCGCGGGCGCATCGTGGTGCATCACATGAGCCGAAGCGCCTTGCTGGTCAACAACATCGAGCGGGACTGCGCGACGCGGATCGCACCGGTGGACGGCGGCTTCGGTGACTCGGTCGCGGACGTCGCACCCGTGGCGACCTTCGGTGCCACGGCCGTGGTCGAGGGCGTGTACTGA
- a CDS encoding FAD-dependent oxidoreductase encodes MSRLPERVDAVVIGGGVIGNSTAFRLAESGVRTVLLERGALGSGSSGTTAGVVRTYFPGKPLISSLAVRSLAAYRAFAERTGTDLGLRRIGLLVLFTDEQQVRDFRQTHAAQRAAGVDVELVTAAEAARLNPLVDERTVLAAAWSPEAYACDPAAIVRGYAEAAQQAGAVLRTDTPVTGIDPDGRVHTPSGSIRADHVICAAGPWAGTVAAMADVRLPVTTYPVEMLLTDAPGSAPHDALPMTMHPSSLRIRSWGDRILVGMGRPAPDETRQDWLRRVSHHLGTTFPTLAGHRLDSGWSGDLDVSPDGMAFIGREHSRRFFYAAGFSGQGLCQAPAAGEIVRDLVLEKESWIDTTGLSTAR; translated from the coding sequence GTGAGCCGACTCCCCGAACGCGTGGACGCCGTCGTCATCGGCGGCGGTGTCATCGGCAACTCGACAGCGTTCCGGCTCGCCGAGTCGGGCGTCCGTACCGTCCTGCTGGAGCGAGGCGCACTCGGATCGGGATCGTCCGGGACCACCGCGGGCGTGGTGCGCACCTACTTTCCGGGCAAGCCCCTCATCAGCAGCCTCGCCGTCCGGAGCCTGGCCGCCTACCGGGCCTTCGCCGAACGCACCGGAACCGACCTCGGTCTGCGGCGCATCGGCCTCCTCGTGCTGTTCACCGACGAACAGCAGGTGCGGGACTTCCGGCAGACCCACGCCGCACAGCGGGCAGCCGGAGTGGACGTCGAACTGGTGACCGCGGCCGAAGCGGCGCGGCTCAATCCGCTGGTCGACGAGCGGACCGTCCTGGCGGCCGCCTGGTCGCCCGAGGCCTACGCCTGCGACCCCGCCGCGATCGTGCGCGGCTATGCCGAGGCGGCCCAGCAGGCCGGCGCCGTCCTGCGCACGGACACACCCGTCACCGGCATCGACCCGGACGGTCGGGTCCACACGCCGTCGGGAAGCATCCGCGCCGACCATGTGATCTGCGCGGCAGGCCCCTGGGCGGGCACGGTCGCCGCCATGGCCGACGTGCGCCTTCCTGTGACGACGTACCCCGTCGAAATGCTCCTGACCGACGCCCCCGGCAGTGCCCCGCACGACGCTCTGCCGATGACCATGCACCCCTCCAGCCTGCGGATTCGAAGCTGGGGGGACCGCATCCTCGTGGGGATGGGCCGCCCCGCTCCGGACGAGACCCGACAGGACTGGCTGCGACGGGTGTCGCACCACCTCGGCACGACCTTTCCGACGCTCGCCGGCCACCGCCTCGACAGCGGATGGAGCGGTGACCTCGACGTCAGCCCGGACGGGATGGCTTTCATCGGCCGCGAGCACTCCCGCCGGTTCTTCTACGCGGCCGGCTTCTCCGGTCAGGGACTGTGTCAGGCACCTGCCGCCGGAGAGATCGTCCGAGACCTCGTGCTCGAGAAGGAATCCTGGATCGACACGACGGGACTCTCCACCGCCCGGTGA
- a CDS encoding AAA family ATPase has translation MVLVEREIELQSLKRMLNDCTTNGRTVALVTGPGGAGKTTLLSGFTGYAKSAGALVLSASGARSGQVHSLGVLAQLLRSIDLGVEKGERVERLLALPGVNSRDSSLSPCAVDELTELLLEAAGGQPLVLAVDDTQYADPASLQALLLILRRLASNPVVTVFAEWRVFSSEPPLVLAEFIKQPYFHLLNVQPLSRHGVTDWLRKRRLGEANAERLAPSFLAATGGSPLLLEALFQDRCRGFYERDPEDVDAVSPTDAALKGAHFKVAVEACLHRWDPRLLDVARGLAALGAPASADVLARLLDSEQRTVVEALDALAGTGLLRSGWFSHQAARAAALSGLDGEALAALYERTALLLHSDGAVPSEVAERLVAAGGIAENWSVDVLRDAAWQALREGNPSRAAEFLEVARQACGDARERAEVTGALARVLWLTKPTAVTPLLAPLYSLLQEGGLADRDVVALSTLLAWQGRADEAALVLERAGTQEGECDLTGAAESTLARQWIRWVVPFKGTDGADGTTPSHRAEETAECESWSDLVKSAEQVLQCCRIADALPVTVLSALLVLTFDNRLDDAQRWCEALGPEAEALQAVAWVAVLAAVQGLVALRRGDLVEAERHSRRAVTVMPRHNWGAALGLPLSCLVHVTTAMGRTDEAETLIKEVLPEARRNPLWLHFLRARGRFYLENNRPYAALADFQTCGRLLRGTALDRPNVVPWRSDLAEARLRLDDPLGATALLDEQLALADVDDTRVRGRSLRIMAATVKQPARASLLRDAVKVLLDSGDRLELAMALADSSDAELECGHVAEFRLINHQAKRMAKTCGAEPLYRRLQNSGRAEEPGDKPALRTTIHRFALLSEAERKVAALAAQGRSNREISRTLFITVSTVEQHLTKTYRKLGVSSRFGLPVELGLVGSADH, from the coding sequence GTGGTTTTGGTCGAGAGGGAAATCGAGCTTCAAAGCCTGAAGCGAATGCTGAACGACTGCACGACGAACGGCCGAACGGTCGCCCTCGTGACAGGCCCGGGGGGCGCGGGGAAAACGACACTCCTCTCCGGCTTCACCGGGTACGCGAAGAGCGCCGGCGCCCTCGTGCTGAGTGCGTCGGGGGCACGATCCGGGCAGGTCCACTCCTTAGGCGTGCTGGCTCAGTTATTACGCTCCATCGATCTTGGCGTGGAGAAGGGGGAGCGGGTCGAGCGGCTCCTCGCCCTTCCGGGAGTGAATTCCCGAGATTCTTCGCTGAGCCCTTGCGCAGTGGATGAGCTGACCGAGCTACTCCTCGAAGCCGCGGGTGGGCAACCTCTGGTGCTGGCTGTCGATGACACGCAATACGCGGATCCGGCCAGTCTGCAGGCTCTCCTGCTGATCCTGCGCCGACTCGCGTCGAATCCCGTCGTCACCGTATTCGCCGAGTGGCGCGTCTTCAGTTCCGAGCCCCCGCTGGTCCTGGCCGAGTTCATCAAGCAGCCGTACTTCCATCTTCTGAACGTGCAGCCGCTCTCCCGTCACGGCGTGACCGACTGGCTGCGGAAGCGACGTCTGGGGGAGGCGAACGCGGAACGGCTCGCTCCCTCCTTCCTGGCGGCGACAGGCGGCAGTCCGCTGCTCCTTGAGGCGCTGTTCCAGGACCGGTGTCGCGGGTTCTACGAGCGTGATCCCGAAGACGTCGATGCGGTCTCCCCGACGGACGCGGCGCTCAAAGGGGCTCACTTCAAGGTCGCCGTCGAGGCGTGCCTGCACCGCTGGGATCCTCGACTCCTCGATGTGGCCCGCGGCTTGGCCGCCCTCGGTGCCCCGGCATCGGCCGACGTACTGGCCCGGCTGCTCGACAGCGAGCAGCGGACGGTAGTGGAGGCGTTGGACGCTCTCGCCGGAACGGGGCTGCTCCGCTCCGGATGGTTCAGCCACCAGGCCGCCCGGGCCGCCGCGCTGAGCGGGCTCGACGGCGAGGCGCTCGCCGCCCTGTACGAGCGCACCGCACTGCTGCTTCACTCCGACGGCGCGGTGCCGTCCGAGGTCGCCGAACGTCTGGTCGCCGCGGGGGGCATCGCGGAGAACTGGTCCGTGGACGTCCTCCGCGACGCCGCCTGGCAAGCGCTGAGGGAAGGGAATCCCAGCCGCGCGGCCGAGTTCCTCGAGGTTGCCCGGCAAGCCTGCGGCGATGCCCGGGAGCGGGCCGAGGTGACGGGCGCGCTGGCGCGGGTCCTGTGGCTGACGAAGCCGACGGCGGTGACCCCACTCCTCGCGCCGCTGTACTCCCTGCTCCAGGAGGGCGGTCTGGCCGACCGGGACGTCGTGGCGCTCAGTACCCTCCTCGCTTGGCAGGGCCGCGCCGACGAGGCCGCCCTGGTGCTGGAGCGGGCCGGCACCCAGGAAGGCGAGTGCGATCTGACCGGTGCCGCCGAGTCGACGCTCGCGCGTCAGTGGATTCGATGGGTGGTGCCCTTCAAGGGCACGGACGGTGCCGACGGGACCACCCCGTCGCACCGCGCCGAGGAGACCGCCGAGTGCGAGTCGTGGAGCGACCTCGTCAAGAGTGCCGAACAGGTCCTGCAGTGTTGCAGGATCGCCGACGCCCTCCCGGTCACCGTGCTGTCCGCTCTGCTCGTTCTCACCTTCGACAACAGGCTGGACGACGCCCAACGCTGGTGCGAAGCGCTCGGGCCGGAGGCCGAAGCGCTGCAGGCCGTGGCGTGGGTGGCCGTGCTCGCGGCCGTCCAGGGCCTCGTGGCGCTCCGCAGGGGTGACCTGGTCGAGGCCGAGCGGCACTCGCGCCGCGCCGTGACCGTGATGCCTCGGCACAACTGGGGTGCGGCCCTCGGGCTGCCGCTCTCCTGCCTCGTCCACGTCACCACGGCCATGGGCAGGACGGACGAAGCGGAGACCCTCATCAAGGAGGTGCTTCCCGAGGCGCGTCGCAATCCGCTCTGGCTGCACTTCCTGCGTGCTCGTGGACGCTTCTACCTCGAGAACAACCGCCCGTACGCGGCGTTGGCGGACTTTCAGACGTGCGGTCGCCTTCTCCGCGGCACCGCTCTCGACCGTCCGAATGTCGTCCCCTGGCGAAGCGACCTGGCGGAGGCGCGGTTGCGTCTCGACGATCCACTCGGTGCCACAGCACTCCTCGACGAGCAGTTGGCGCTGGCGGACGTCGACGACACCCGAGTGCGTGGGCGCTCCCTGCGGATCATGGCCGCGACGGTGAAGCAGCCGGCCCGAGCTTCCCTGCTGAGGGACGCGGTGAAGGTGCTCCTCGACTCCGGGGACCGGCTCGAGTTGGCCATGGCGCTCGCCGATTCGAGTGACGCGGAACTCGAATGCGGCCATGTCGCCGAATTCAGGCTCATCAACCATCAGGCGAAGCGGATGGCCAAGACGTGCGGGGCCGAACCGCTCTACCGGAGGCTGCAGAATTCCGGCAGGGCGGAGGAACCGGGCGACAAGCCCGCGTTGCGGACGACCATCCACAGGTTCGCCCTGCTCAGTGAAGCCGAGCGCAAGGTCGCGGCCCTCGCGGCCCAGGGGCGGAGCAACCGTGAGATAAGCCGGACTCTCTTCATCACGGTGAGCACCGTGGAGCAGCATCTCACCAAGACCTATCGAAAACTCGGAGTGAGCAGCCGATTCGGCCTGCCGGTGGAGCTGGGCCTGGTGGGCTCGGCGGATCACTGA
- a CDS encoding SDR family oxidoreductase produces MKLPASGRRVLISGASRGLGRAVAQAFAANGDRVAVHFASRAEEARVTLESLDGTGHTLVGGDLGDPAGAVAVADTAAEALGGIDVLVNNAAVNLRHPLPETPYEEWVAVWQQHVSVNLLATANLSHLAARRMIDQGSGGRIVNIGSRGAFRGEPDHPAYGATKAAVHALGQSLAVSLAPYGIAVASVAPGFFATERVSSRLEGAEGAAIRAQSPFGRVAEPAEIAAAVLWLASPAAEWSSGTILDLNGASHLRS; encoded by the coding sequence ATGAAACTGCCCGCTTCTGGTCGTCGCGTCCTCATCAGTGGTGCCTCCCGGGGCCTGGGCCGGGCCGTCGCCCAGGCGTTCGCGGCCAACGGCGACCGGGTCGCCGTCCACTTCGCCTCCCGCGCAGAGGAGGCCCGCGTCACCCTGGAATCCCTCGACGGAACGGGCCACACCCTGGTCGGCGGCGACCTGGGGGACCCCGCGGGGGCCGTGGCCGTGGCCGACACGGCGGCCGAGGCGCTCGGGGGGATCGACGTACTGGTCAACAACGCGGCGGTGAACCTCCGCCACCCCCTCCCCGAGACCCCGTACGAGGAGTGGGTGGCGGTCTGGCAGCAGCACGTGTCCGTGAACCTGCTCGCCACGGCCAACCTGAGCCATCTCGCGGCTCGGCGGATGATCGACCAGGGATCGGGGGGCCGCATCGTGAACATCGGCTCCCGGGGCGCCTTCCGGGGCGAACCCGACCACCCGGCCTACGGCGCCACCAAGGCCGCCGTCCACGCGCTCGGCCAGTCGCTCGCGGTCTCCCTCGCCCCGTACGGGATCGCCGTCGCCTCGGTCGCGCCCGGATTCTTCGCCACGGAACGGGTCTCGTCCCGCCTGGAGGGGGCCGAGGGAGCCGCGATCCGTGCCCAGAGCCCCTTCGGCCGGGTGGCCGAGCCCGCCGAGATCGCGGCCGCCGTCCTGTGGCTCGCGTCTCCCGCCGCTGAATGGTCGTCCGGAACGATCCTCGACCTCAACGGAGCGTCACACCTCCGTAGTTGA
- a CDS encoding NADP-dependent oxidoreductase — protein sequence MRAMVVEQWGGPENLVEREVERPEPGLNEVLVRVHAAGVNPVDWKTRAGGALIEWGAVPAVGWDVSGTVEAVGPGVGIFRPGDEVFGMPLFPRQAGGYAEYVVAPARHLAPKPASLTHVEAAALPLAALTAWQALVDAADVRPGERVLVHAAAGGVGHFAVQIAKARGAYVIGTASAGKHDLVRELGADEVVDYRGTRFEDVVSDVDVVLDGIGGETAERSLKVLRDGGRLITLPGPDDVPAARDGVRATWVLVEPDHLGLREIAALVERGELRPVVEAVVPLAEAAKAHTIGERGSTTGKIVLTVA from the coding sequence ATGCGTGCGATGGTCGTGGAGCAGTGGGGCGGACCCGAGAACCTGGTCGAGCGCGAGGTGGAGCGCCCCGAGCCCGGCCTGAACGAGGTCCTGGTGCGGGTCCACGCGGCCGGAGTGAACCCCGTCGACTGGAAGACCCGTGCCGGTGGGGCCCTCATCGAGTGGGGCGCCGTCCCGGCCGTCGGGTGGGACGTCTCCGGCACGGTGGAGGCCGTGGGCCCCGGCGTGGGGATCTTCCGCCCCGGCGATGAGGTCTTCGGCATGCCGCTGTTCCCCCGGCAGGCGGGAGGCTACGCCGAGTACGTGGTGGCCCCGGCACGACACCTCGCGCCCAAGCCCGCCTCCCTGACCCACGTGGAGGCCGCCGCGCTGCCGCTTGCGGCGCTCACCGCCTGGCAGGCCCTCGTCGACGCGGCGGACGTCCGCCCCGGAGAGCGGGTGCTGGTGCACGCGGCGGCCGGAGGAGTGGGCCACTTCGCCGTCCAGATCGCCAAGGCCCGCGGGGCGTACGTCATCGGCACGGCGAGCGCGGGCAAGCACGACCTGGTGCGGGAGCTGGGCGCGGACGAGGTGGTCGACTACCGCGGGACCCGCTTCGAGGACGTCGTCTCCGACGTGGACGTCGTCCTCGACGGCATCGGCGGGGAGACGGCCGAACGCTCCCTGAAAGTGCTCCGAGACGGGGGCAGGCTGATCACCCTGCCGGGCCCGGACGACGTCCCCGCCGCGCGGGACGGGGTGCGGGCGACCTGGGTCCTGGTGGAGCCCGACCACCTCGGCCTGCGCGAGATCGCGGCCCTGGTGGAGCGCGGGGAGCTGAGGCCGGTGGTCGAGGCCGTCGTGCCGCTCGCCGAGGCGGCGAAGGCCCACACGATCGGCGAGCGGGGCAGCACCACGGGCAAGATCGTCCTGACGGTCGCCTGA
- a CDS encoding helix-turn-helix domain-containing protein, with the protein MGNAAEPATGAAREGAPVPPHRVAVLALPGVPPFELGIPSRVFGSAEGADGRALYEVTVCTADGAPVLSDAGFTVQPSAGPEALAAADTVVLPPTHAMPELGRGGPLPPEVAAAIAGIRPGTRLVSICTGSYVLAAAGLLDGRPATTHWNLAPEFRRAFPQVKVDEDVLFVDDGDVLTSAGVAAGVDLCLHMIRRDHGASVANRAARMCVVPPWRDGGQAQFIDRPVPEPTLASTTATRAWALEHLAEPLTLARLAEHARMSLRSFTRRFRDEAGVTPVQWLTAQRLELARQLLETTDLPIDLVAHRAGLGSGNSLRAHMRTAFGVSPAAYRRAFGTGTPAGHGQEAEPSA; encoded by the coding sequence ATGGGGAACGCAGCAGAACCGGCGACGGGGGCCGCGCGGGAAGGTGCGCCGGTGCCGCCGCACCGGGTCGCCGTGCTCGCGCTGCCCGGGGTGCCCCCGTTCGAGCTGGGCATTCCCTCCCGGGTCTTCGGCAGCGCCGAGGGCGCCGACGGCCGTGCCTTGTACGAGGTCACGGTCTGTACCGCCGACGGTGCCCCGGTGCTCAGCGACGCCGGGTTCACCGTGCAGCCCTCGGCCGGTCCCGAGGCGCTCGCCGCCGCCGACACCGTGGTCCTGCCGCCCACGCACGCCATGCCCGAGCTCGGGCGTGGCGGTCCGCTGCCGCCCGAGGTCGCCGCGGCCATCGCCGGCATCCGGCCCGGCACCCGCCTGGTGTCCATCTGCACCGGCTCGTACGTGCTAGCCGCCGCCGGGCTCCTCGACGGCCGGCCCGCCACCACGCACTGGAACCTGGCCCCGGAGTTCCGCCGGGCCTTCCCTCAGGTCAAGGTGGACGAGGACGTGCTCTTCGTCGACGACGGCGATGTGCTGACCTCCGCGGGCGTGGCCGCGGGTGTCGACCTCTGCCTGCACATGATCCGCCGCGACCACGGTGCCTCGGTCGCCAACCGCGCCGCCCGGATGTGCGTGGTCCCTCCGTGGCGGGACGGCGGGCAGGCCCAGTTCATCGACCGTCCCGTGCCGGAGCCCACCCTGGCCAGCACCACCGCCACCCGCGCCTGGGCCCTGGAACACCTCGCCGAGCCCCTCACCCTGGCCCGGCTCGCGGAGCACGCCCGGATGAGCCTGCGGTCCTTCACGCGGCGGTTCCGCGACGAGGCCGGGGTGACCCCGGTGCAGTGGCTCACGGCACAACGCCTCGAACTGGCCAGGCAGCTGCTTGAGACGACCGACCTTCCGATCGACCTCGTCGCCCATCGCGCAGGCCTCGGCTCCGGGAACTCCCTCCGCGCGCACATGCGGACGGCCTTCGGGGTCTCGCCCGCCGCCTACCGCCGCGCGTTCGGCACCGGCACTCCGGCAGGACACGGACAGGAGGCGGAACCGTCCGCGTGA
- a CDS encoding cation:proton antiporter → MLAVTVIAGILFTWCVLSRRLALWSVTAPIAMMVAGIALTSGSDPPLVFDFGDMAGFEHAVEVVLALLLFVDATEVPAGAVRREKSVVARLLGVALPLTLGAAFLTALAFFPDRPGWVLATLATVVVPLDLAPAAAVVRDERIPARLREVLNVEGGLSDGIVSPVFLICVAAAAEYRTVGDDYAEALLGALTAAGWAVGAGSLVGHLAGRLLRRSWARGWTLPAATRLAVLSVPVAAYSLSLALGGNGFVASFVAGVCVAPSLRHLPEDTVKMTDDLVTLLTLALWFLFGQMVNDEFWDGFHLSVILYAVLACTLVRLVPVTLALIGTDLSLSDRLFLGWMGPRGVASVVFGLLAAIELRDAGGGDFISRVMVITVMVSIVLHGLSSEPMGRRYARRRRVSPEPRAGG, encoded by the coding sequence TTGCTTGCCGTCACCGTCATCGCGGGCATTCTGTTCACCTGGTGCGTCCTGTCGCGCCGACTCGCGCTGTGGAGCGTCACCGCACCGATCGCCATGATGGTGGCGGGCATCGCCCTCACCAGTGGCTCGGACCCGCCGCTCGTCTTCGACTTCGGCGACATGGCCGGCTTCGAGCACGCGGTGGAGGTCGTCCTCGCCCTGCTGCTCTTCGTCGACGCGACCGAGGTTCCGGCGGGAGCCGTCCGACGGGAGAAGAGCGTCGTCGCCCGTCTCCTGGGCGTCGCCCTGCCGCTGACCCTGGGCGCCGCGTTCCTGACCGCGCTCGCCTTCTTCCCCGACCGGCCCGGATGGGTTCTGGCGACTCTGGCGACGGTCGTCGTCCCGCTCGATCTGGCGCCCGCCGCGGCCGTCGTGCGGGACGAGCGCATTCCGGCGCGCCTGCGGGAGGTGCTCAACGTCGAGGGCGGCCTCAGCGACGGGATCGTCTCCCCGGTGTTCCTGATCTGCGTCGCCGCCGCCGCCGAGTACCGCACGGTCGGCGACGACTACGCCGAGGCCCTCCTCGGCGCCCTCACGGCGGCGGGCTGGGCCGTCGGCGCCGGATCGCTCGTCGGCCACCTGGCCGGACGGCTGCTGCGCCGGTCCTGGGCGAGGGGCTGGACACTGCCTGCCGCGACGAGGCTCGCGGTGCTGAGCGTGCCCGTCGCCGCGTACTCCCTGTCCCTCGCCCTGGGCGGCAACGGCTTCGTCGCCTCGTTCGTCGCCGGCGTGTGCGTCGCCCCGTCGCTGCGGCATCTCCCCGAGGACACCGTGAAGATGACGGACGACCTGGTCACCCTCCTGACACTCGCCCTGTGGTTCCTCTTCGGCCAGATGGTCAACGACGAGTTCTGGGACGGCTTCCACCTCTCCGTCATCCTCTACGCCGTCCTCGCCTGCACCCTGGTACGCCTGGTGCCCGTGACGCTCGCGCTCATCGGTACGGATCTGTCCCTGTCCGACAGGCTGTTCCTGGGATGGATGGGGCCCAGAGGGGTGGCCTCGGTGGTCTTCGGCCTCCTCGCCGCCATCGAACTGCGGGACGCCGGTGGCGGTGACTTCATCTCCCGGGTGATGGTGATCACCGTCATGGTCAGCATCGTCCTGCACGGCCTGAGTTCCGAGCCCATGGGCCGCCGCTACGCCCGACGTCGGCGCGTCTCGCCGGAACCCCGGGCCGGGGGGTGA